From Kiritimatiellia bacterium:
CCTCTTCCTCCGGCTCAAGCGCGGGACGTTCTTCCGGCGGCAGGAGCATCCGGCTCTTGATCATGAGGAGGGTGGCGGCCATGACCAGGAAGTCACCGGCGATATCCAGGTCCAGCATGCGCATCAAGCCGAGGTATTCCATGTACTGGTTCGTGATGCGCTCAATGGGGATATCGTAAATATCCAGTTCGTCCTTTTTGATCAGATAAAGCAGGAGGTCAAGCGGTCCTTCAAAAACCTCCAGCTTGATTTTCAACTCGTCCTGAACTTGCATATGATTTGCCCCGCTATTCCAATCCCACGGCCTTTCTTGCTTTCTGCAGGGTGTTCCGGATCACCGCCCGCGCCCGTTCGGCGCCCTGGCGCAGAACACGCTCCGCTTCGGCCGGGTCCGACCGGAGTTTTTCACGCCGGGCGCGGGCTTCGGCAAAGAAAAGCCAGATAAGGCCGGCCAGTTCTTTTTTCACCTCTCCGTAACCGAGACCGCCTTTCCGGTAGCGTTCGTCCAACTGCTGGCAGCGGTCCGGCGGGGCGAACAGTTTATACAAGGCAAACAGGTTGCATTTTTCGGGGTCTTTTTTATCGGCCACGGTCTTGCTGTCGGTAACGATCCGCATAACCGTCTTGCGCAGTTCATCCTCCGAGGTGAAAACCTTGATGGTGTTGTCATAGGATTTGGACATTTTCTGCCCGTCAATGCCCGGCACTACCGCCACTTCTTTTTTGATCAACGGCTTGGGTATTTTGAATGTTTCCCCGAACTGATGGTTGAACTTTATGGCGATATCGCGGGTTACCTCAACGTGCTGTTTCTGGTCCTGGCCCACCG
This genomic window contains:
- the trpS gene encoding tryptophan--tRNA ligase, which gives rise to MRVLSGIQSSGKLHLGNYFGMLKPALEMQAKSDETYLFIADYHALTTVQDASALRAAINEIALDALALGLDHSRTAFYRQSDVPEVQELAWLLSVVTPMGLLERCHSYKDKIARGIAPSHGLFAYPVLMAADILAVQADIVPVGQDQKQHVEVTRDIAIKFNHQFGETFKIPKPLIKKEVAVVPGIDGQKMSKSYDNTIKVFTSEDELRKTVMRIVTDSKTVADKKDPEKCNLFALYKLFAPPDRCQQLDERYRKGGLGYGEVKKELAGLIWLFFAEARARREKLRSDPAEAERVLRQGAERARAVIRNTLQKARKAVGLE